In Glycine max cultivar Williams 82 chromosome 15, Glycine_max_v4.0, whole genome shotgun sequence, the DNA window GCCATTGCTACTTTTTCCCTAGGGTCTGATGAACCTTCCTGTGAAACATgggagagattcaaggctttgTTACGAAGGTGCCCAAACCATAGTTTTGATGATGTTTCACAACTACATATCTTCTATAGTGGTTTGAGACCCCAAACAAAAATGATTCTTGATGCCTTAGTTAGAGGTACTATGATGTCTAAGAGCCCTGAGGAAGGAATTGTAATCATTGATTTGATTGCAGCCAATGATTGTTAGAGTCACCATGATAGGACTCCTGTTCAAAGAAAAGGTATAATGAAGCTGGATACTCAGAATGCAATTCTTGCTCAGAACAAACCCTTGCATCAGCAAATAGAGGCCTTAACAAAACAAATAGGCCAACTTCCTCAACAATTTCAACAAGGTGGATCACATAAAACAAACTAAGCTCATCAAGTTCAACAAGTTCTGAGATGTGACTTCTATGGTGGGGACCATCAGAATGGCCATTATTCAACACCTGGTGATTGCCAACAGGAAGAGGAGGTCCATTATTTGTAGAATCAAGCCAAACCTCAACAGAGCTTCTAAGGAAACTACCAAGGCTACAGAGGTTGCTTAGGTTCAAATTAACCTTATGGCTGGAGGCcacaaaataataatgcatATTATGGTCCCACTAAACACTTCTTTTGCAGGTTCTTCTAACAACTCTTATGCAAGTTTTTCAAATAGGGGTCCATGTTAGTTgttatttacgactaacttttgtatttaatagtCGCATGAAATTAGCATCTTTCCCccatttatggttctttttgtaggaattgtgcatgttttcatgtttagtttgattttacaCAATagatactcccattttgtgaattaatattgaaaccacttcagtttcaggccaaaagaagagaaggtcaaGCAGCTGGTATCTCGCTTAGTGAGGCATATGTGCTTAGCGAGTGTCATCCGATAAGCGAGGCACTCAGCTCGCTTAGCATGATGAGAAATCCTAGAAGAGGATAAGCCAGAGATATGCTCGCCTAGCGTGCCGCAAGCTCACCCAACGAGTcatttgtctcttctcgcgctcaGCGCGCCCAACTCACTAAGCCAAATTTCACTAACTCGCGCTTAGAGAGCCAATCTCGCTAAGCAAGCCTTTAGAATTTGAAACGTCaaggagcctttaaaacactgaagttgggGGAAACTAAAGGGAGGGGTCAAAAAAATAGAGCAAGAGAAGAAGTTAGAGCGACAAACCACCAGTCTCCAAGAGAGTCTAGGTTAGAGGGGTGAGATTAGGGTTCTAGaggttgaaggagacatcctcaactATTCTCAACCACTTTTCTTCCCTAAAAATCTGTACTTTGTGCTGAAAAGTTCattgcttgtaatggaaggctaaatctctTGTTGGGGAATTCTGCTGAACCTTTGATGTAATACtcttttactatctatttaatgatgttcttatgtgttcattgcttctatctatgcttatttttacatgcttgtggcttgatcacccatttgtatgtatagttaggatttttagcattgggaagtgctttaaagccttagaacttgatagagcaagttAGAAAattgtatgtctaggaatggagtgcagtgatttagtctttattatgttgtaatcttaatgcaactcatttaaattaagtttgttgagggatcaagtaCGAGGTATAAATAGAGTTAGGTCCATTCactcgagggatcttggtttgggtaaTTTTTCAGGATATGAACACTAGAAcaacgttaaatagagaaaaacctttAGCAACATCAAAGCAAGTTTAGTAGAATGACCCAATGCTTTTTACTTGACTGTTTTTACTTCTCAACTTCtagatatttttgtttgtagttaattagattttcatataaaaacccCATTTAATATTTACTTGCTTTAAACAAATGTTTGCTCATTGAACACatattttctgaataaaacaagttccctgtgattcgatactcggttgttatcgttttatattacttgcgTGACTCGGTACACTTTCTGATTAGGTTTGCCGAAGAGCGAACAAAGATTTTGGTGCCATTGCCGGGCAACTTCTTTCCATTTAGAAAGTATAGTTCAGTTTGTAGACATTTattcattattctttgattgattttgtgaATAGTTAGTTAGAATTACTTTCTCTTGATTTGGTTAACTACTGTTCGTTTTAGTGTTTCTTGTATGCGAGGTAACTCTTCTGTAGGTGATTTAATTCCATTAGATTTGGAGATAGAGGCTACTTGCAGGAGAAACAATgcaggaagaaggagaaaatttttgcaggaaaGGACAGCACAACCAAGTTTGGAGGAAGCTCAATCATTTGAATCATCTTCAATCTTTCTATAGTTAAGAGAATCTGAAGTAAGTGCAACTAAAGTTCCAATTATGGCTGAAGATCAACCATGGAGGGTAACTCTTGAAGATTATTCTAGCTCGACCGTGCCATAATTCTTTACAAGCATTGCGCCACTAGAGGTTCAAGCTCACAACATCACATATCCTCATTCCTTGATTCAGCTGATTCAAGGAAATTTGTTTAATGGATTGCCAAATGAAGACCCTTACGGACACTTGGCTACTTATATTGAGATTTGCAACATAGTGAAGATTGCCGGTGTGCTAGAAGATGCAGTGAGGctcagtttatttttattttccttggctggagaagctaagaggtggctGCACTCTTTTAAGGGAAACAGTTTGAAGACTTGGGAGGAGGTTGTAGAGAAGTTTTTGAAGAAGTATTTTCCTGAGTCCAAGACAGTTGAAGACAAGGCAACTATCTCTTCATTCCATTAATTCCCAGATGAATCCCTGAGTGAAGCGCTTGAGAGATTCCGTAGCTTGCTGTAGAAAACACCAACTCATGGattctctgagccaattcagcTAAACAATTTTATAGATGGGTTGAGGCCACAGCCCAAACAGTTATTGGATGCTTTTGCTGGAGGAAAGATTaaattgaagacccctgaagaagcTATGGAGCTTATTGAAAATATGGTTGCTAGTGATCATGCTATCTTGCGTGATCGGACTCATATACCTACAAAGAGAAGCCTACTAGAGCTTTCTTCACAAGATGCActgttggcacagaacaagcTACCAGTTAAGCAGCTAGAATCATTGACGGAGACACTTAGTAAGCTGCCAACCCAATTGCAAGCGACTCAACATTCATGAATCTGATTGTTGTATATGTCTTGATGAAGCTGCAAAGGAAGTGAATTATATGGGGAATCATCACAGACCAGGATTTAATGTAGGAGGATTTGCAGGTTACCAGCAAGGTTCCAATTTTAATCAGAATCAAGGTTAGTGGAGGTCTCATCCTGGAAACCAATTCAATAAAGACCAAGGTGGACCATCCAATAGGCCTTAAAATCAAGGGCCTAGCCTTTATGAGAGAACAACcaagctggaggagactttggCTAAGTTCATGCAAGTTGCAATGTCAAATCACAGGAGCACAGAGTCTGCTATAAAGAACCTGGAAATTCAAGTAGGACAGCTGGCTAAGCAGATAGTCGATAATTCTTCTGGAAGCTTTGGGGCTAATACTGAGAGCAATCCCAAAGAAGAATGTAAAGCTGTCATGACCCAAGGCAAGAAGGCAATCATGGTGGAAGATGAAAAGGGGAATAACGATGAATAAGAGCTAGTagttgaagaagaagatgatcagttgagagagaaagaagaaaaagaagaaaaaaatgaagaaaagaaagaaaaagaggaagaaaagaagacAAAGAATGAGTTGgccagagaaaagaagaaagaggttgTCTCATGCTTTGGGAAGGAAGCACCATATCCTCTGGTACCGTCCAAGAAAGACAAGGAACAACACTTGGCTTGTTTCCTTGGCATCTTGAAGAAATTGGAGATAACTATCCCCTTTGGAGAAGCCTTACAACAAATGCCACTCTATTCAAAGTTTTTGAAGGATCTGCTGAccaaaaagagtaaatatatcCATAGTGATAAtatcatagtggaaggaaactgcagtgctgttatacaaagaatccttCCACCGAAACATAAGGATCCAGGGAGTGTCACCATCCCTTGCTCTATTGGTCCAGTGTTAGTTGGTAAGGCCCTCATTGATTCGGGGGCCAGCATTATTTTGATGCCTCTCTCCATGTACAGGAGGATTGGAGAGTTGGAAATTATGCCAACAAGAATGACACTGCAGCTGGAAGATCATTCTATTACAAGGCCTTATGGCGTGATAGAAGATGTTCTAGTCAGGGTGCAGTAGTTTACCTTCCCTGCGGACTTTGTTGTCATGGATATTGAAGAGGATGCTGAAATTCCACTTATTTTGGGTTGTCCCTTCATGCTAACTGCCAATTGTGTAGTGGATATGGGGAAGGGTAATCTGGAAATGAGCGAAGATGATCAAAAAATTACATTCAATCTGTTTGAAGCTATGAAGCACCTGAGCGACCACAAGGCCTATTTTAGAATAGAAAAGGTGGAACATGAGATAGACATGGTAGCTAGAGCCATGGTAATGTAGTCTCCACTTGAAAAAGCATTGACTAATACTATGGAGTGTTTGACAACGGAGGAGAAAAAAGAAGTGCTGAGTTGTTTAGAGGAATTAGAAGGTGCAGAAGAAAATCCTCTTGGAAGAGCTATttttgaagaattgaagaaaGACATCCCAGTAGAAAAAGCTAAAGTGGAGTTGAAGACCCTTCCTGGACATCTGAAATATGTGTTTTTAGGAGAAAATGAAGCTAATCCGGTGATCATCAGCAATTCCTTGAGAAAGGAAGAGGAATCTCAGTTGGTGAAAGTTTTGAAGAAACATAAAACAGCTATTGGATGGCATATTTCTAACTTGAAAGGGATCAACCTTTCTTACTGTATGCATAAGATCAACATGGAAGCTGACTATAAATCGATAAGACATCCACAAAGAAGATTGAACCCTGTTATGAAGGAAGAAGCGTGAAAGGAAGGGCTGAAATTGCTAGAAGCAGGCCTCATCTATCCCATTTCGGATAGTGCTTGGGTTAGTCCCGTACAAGTGGTTCCGAAGAAAGGAGGTATGACAGTAATTAGGAATGAGAAGAATGATTacccgctaagcccaattccctCTCAGGTATGGAATTGTGCTAAGCGAGACCATCTTACTAAGCGCAACCCCACTACTGCATCTTGAGGCATTTAATTCGCTAAGTCGGCCACGTCCCGCTTAGTGAAAGTTGTAGACCAATCAGAGCtgcagaactcgctaagcccaaatccttctcgggttttctaatttttgaatTGGGCTGAGCGAGCCTGTCCCACTAAGCGTGTGAAATTAAAATCTGAAAATTCAAACATCACTGAGTGCTCACTTAGCGAGTCACTCGCGCTAAGCGAGATAGTCGAAACTACCAAAAATAAGCATTACTGCCTTAGGCAATTACTTTTTGTGCAAAACTCATAGCATTTTCCTCATCATTGGCATTCCCTACTTCTGCACTATGCTCATATTTTCTTGCGATTTCTGCTTCTTTTACCTTTATCTTCACTCACTCCTTAGCAATCCAAGTAAGTACCTTCTTCTTCATTTATAATTTCAGtttgaaccttagggtagaagaccATTTTGTTTGCTATGTGAATTGTTGATTGTGTGTTGCTATTGATGTTCATTAGTTAGTTATTAGAAAGCATGTTGTTAGGGGTTTAATTTCGCATGTAATGTAGGTTCATTTGCTGTGTTTTGATTAAAGTTTTTAGGTCTGTAAGTAGTGGTTAGTAGGGGCTTAGAAGCCCCATTATTTTTCGTAAATTTTGATGTACTCTCTAAGTGAGTCTGCTCGCTAAGCAAGTTCATCAATTTTGGATGAATTTCTGGGTTTTCTGATGAACTCGCTAGGTTGTCCCTGTCCCGCTAAGCGTGTTCATCATTTctgtttgaatttatgcttttcTATATGAACTTGCTAAGCCACTGCACTTAGGCTTAGCGAGTGTTTAAATTTCCAGTTTTAATTTCTGAGTtcgtatgaactcgctaagtcGGCATGCCGCGCTTAACGAGTTAGTTTAGTTAGGTCAGAATGTTTGAGGCTTTTGGTATTCTATTGGCGGCTAAGCGAGTCAGTCTCGTTAAGCCACCATGCTTCTTTAGCTTGAATAAGcctgggctaagcgagtcagtctcgctaagcccaaggcaattttgttttcttaaattctgttcatgcgctaagcgagtcatgcTCGCTAAGTGTAATTTCTTCTCTGTTTCAGAATAAGGCTTAGCAAGCCAATCTCACTAAGCCAATTATGTTCCAGTAGTCAAGTTGGGCTAAGTGCCTGCTGGCGCTAAGCTTGTGTAGTGTGTCACACTGAGCGAgcctgtctcgctaagcgcaattagCTCTCTATCAGAGAATAAAGCTTAGCGAGCCATGCTCGCTTAGCCATTATGCTATGTCAACTAAGCGAGTATGTCTCGCTTAGCCAGAGTCCTTATTTTTATGTTGTCGCGCTAAGCGTATCCTGTTATTTTCTTAAGGCGTGCTAAGCGAGTCAATCTTGCTAACTGCCCTGTCtattttcctattttatttttctatttttagttgTGAATAAAACCTATCTAATTTCAATTCCTGTGATTCTTTTGAAGCAGATGGCCTCTAGGAAGGGGAAAGCTATTGCCTCCAGACCCTGAGAGCCCTATGATACCACCAGATTCATTTCCGAGGGcgcttgggagagatatgacCAGAATGTTCACTCCCGGAACATTCTTCCGGAGAGGAACATCATATTATACATTTCGGAGTATGATGAGTTATGTCGGGAGCTCGAGAGGTGTAGTTGGTATAAAACCTTGACCAGGCAGCCTGATGGTCACATTGATGTGGCCTTGGTCAAGGAGTTTTATGCCAACCTCTATGATCCAGAGGATAAATCCCCCAGGCAGGTTCGAGTGCAAGGAAAGCTTATAAAGTTTGATGCTGAGTCTCTGAACACCTTCTTAGAGACCCCCATGGTTTTGGAGCCAGGGGAGAGGTACACCACCTACCCCAGGTTCAGCAGCACTCACCCAGACCCTCAGGAGCTCGCTGCCTGATTATTTATTCCAGGGCGAGGTTTTGTATTGAATGTTGAGGGAGTGCCCTAGAAGCTCCTGAGGAAGGACCTGACCACCCTCGCCCAGACTTGGAGAGTGCTTTCATACTCCAACCTCGCCCCCACCTTTCACACGTCCGATCTTAATATGGATAGGGCGAGGTTAGTCTACGGGCTAGTTATGAAGATGGATATGGACTTGGGCTCGCTCATTTCAGGCCAGATATAACAAATGGCCCAGCCCAACTCCTCTCGGCTAGGCATCCCTGCACTCATTACAGCCTTGTGCATAGCCAGAGGAGTAGTATCCGATTCTCTGACTTTTGAGTCCCTTAGCCCTaccattaatttggcatatatccaaaagaattgttggaacccGAATGATCTCACGATCACCTTTCTAAGGACTCGCAAGACTAGGGCTAGGGGACCTGGCACTTCTGCCCCTTTTTCTTCCGCTCCTCCAACTCCATCAGCACCTGCTCCAGCTCCAGTCCCAGCACCCTCCATCCCCTCCACTCAGAACACAGAGATTTTAGTGCCGATACTGAAGAGCCTCCATCATGGCTTATGCCTGGTGATGCAGAGTATCCATGATTTGGCTCAGCATTAGTCGATTATCAACATGGAGGCCTTTATGGCCCAGGTTgcctggccaggagtccagccttctcctttggGGGGAGGTGAGGCTCCTATAGCCCAGGAGTCGTAGCTAGACACCGAGCCGGAGGCGACACCAGAGGCCGAGGCCACACCGGAGGAGACTCCAGAGATTACCCCTGCTGCCACACCATCTGaggcacttgaggagggaaacGGCGCTGCAGACACATATTATGTTGCAGATATGGCTGCGGCGCAGAGCACTTGGGATCCCTGGCCCACTCCAACACTAGAGACATCATTGCCAGTCCAGGATGCTCCCTCTTCACCTCAGGATGATCCCATACCAGCACAGATGACTGAAGACAGGACTTGATTTATTTTCTACCTTTTCGATACAGCTTTTACATTTCAGTAtagttatttacttatttagcaaattttatagtttttaaaacattttacatttatatatgCAGTGGATTGTTTTGGtttgaaatttttgtgtttgtgaaTGATTTGGAAATTGATCGATTGCATGACTTGAGTGAATTGCGATGTTAGATCATGTGCTTTGAATAAGTATGCggtaattagaagagaaagaacatgaattaGGGACGTGAGTgaaattgttagtttgtttgatAGGTAAATTGTGAAGGTAACCATTAGCCATAACCTGGTGAGTGTGTGAACCTAAATTGTGAGAAAACAACTAGCATTAAGTATCGATTTTTGCATGAATGTCTAAAtactgaatgaatgcatgattttggaaatgatgaaggtcgtgattgattgatttagccacttagccaaatagCTTACCCTGTTCATGAATGATGAATCCTTTGCACCCATTTTGAGCTTGAATATGTGAATTATAATCTCCATCTGCCTTtctttaggttgtaggagagcatcatggttcaaagcaaatttttCCTAAATTTGGGGGAAGATATTGGGTGATGATAATTGTGGTAAGACAAGTAGCAACCACACAGAAAAATTGTGTCAAGAAGTAGTAAGTAAATactgctaaaataaaaaaaagaagtttcaagaataaaggTTTGTGTgtgttgtaacaccctgatatatatctctatatattattagcaattatatttgatgtttgattatatttgttgtgttattttatccgtaattattttcaaggaggtgagTTTAGTTATTAAAAGGGTGTTAGTAGTTAAAGCGTttgcttctcaaagaagcctcttgagaaagcttctcaaagaagccacgaggaagcttctcgaggaagcctcttaatgaagcttctcaaggaagctacatgaagctgtctcggtaaaaaTGCTGTCCAACTttcgttaactgttggatcttctcgaaatttggtctatagcttcacaagacacttgtccACGATCTGACCGTTGCGgtctttgagaagatgtctggagtgtgcgTGACATTTCCGTTTCCGAGAGCATTGCTCACTTGTGCGTTTTGAGCCTTGTAGTCCAAGTAGCATTGGAAAAATGCcattcttctcctttctttcttccaaaaccatttCCAACGTCCCAAgctctttctccatcacccacaaccaccattagccaccacaaaccgttgttgttctccattgaaaccccacaccgagaggaacccttcaaccgaagcataatcttccaacttggcttgcggtttcgaTAGAGGACGAAcccctaatctgacctttcattttccttcgaggtaaccatggttctatgcttgttccttgttagtttcagcttgtctttgcatcttttctgactttggaaccaccATTGCATGTTTTACGCTTCctctgaaaaaccctagagcaaaaagactttgtaaacgttatcttttcatgaaatgcatgttattttcgtaacctacactgaaccccggtcacattggcgtgatcggaaCTTCAAAATGATATCCTTTGTAAAACTCGAAATGCTCTCAGCCCTTTCATGTAGTGACGTAGGTGTTGACCTAGAGCATTGttattagctttgttttctgaaatccatattaagtctccttccttttggcatggtagaggcttaCATGGAACCGACGAGCGAGGACGAAAATGAAATCTTTAAGTGACGTGATGAGGAACCAGTGCGTAactcacaataggtgaggggagtttattataaaatttaccgttttaacaccatagttagggtcagagaacctagctatgaggataactgtctgtccctgttgcatgctgatttttctgttatagaaaatgatgtttttaactaatgggatgtgatatatataattattgtgatgaatgatattgttgtctttatatatatatatatatgtgtgtgtgtgtgtgtggaatgCGATTTATTATTGATGTCATTATtcaggattttaattgatatgtggtgatattgataattatgatgatattgatttgagatgacattcttaataaagaccatgtcaacatgaattgatggtattgttgatgattatgtgaatatgaaatgaggttgttgttgttgttgataacgtcattgagacgagatgatGTCTATGTtaagaatgatgtgaaaatggaatgttgattgatgttggaaatgcattggcatgtgcatgttgtgtatgttcatggggggctAAGGGCACTGACCTTCGAAGGTCTTTGGCATTTGCTttg includes these proteins:
- the LOC102667469 gene encoding uncharacterized protein, with the protein product MPLYSKFLKDLLTKKSKYIHSDNIIVEGNCSAVIQRILPPKHKDPGSVTIPCSIGPVLVGKALIDSGASIILMPLSMYRRIGELEIMPTRMTLQLEDHSITRPYGVIEDVLVRVQ
- the LOC102667600 gene encoding translation initiation factor IF-2-like, which encodes MAQPNSSRLGIPALITALCIARGVVSDSLTFESLSPTINLAYIQKNCWNPNDLTITFLRTRKTRARGPGTSAPFSSAPPTPSAPAPAPVPAPSIPSTQNTEILVPILKSLHHGLCLLDTEPEATPEAEATPEETPEITPAATPSEALEEGNGAADTYYVADMAAAQSTWDPWPTPTLETSLPVQDAPSSPQDDPIPAQMTEDRT